The proteins below are encoded in one region of Fibrella aestuarina BUZ 2:
- a CDS encoding RagB/SusD family nutrient uptake outer membrane protein, protein MKSTLKKTAFALAVIGTMGACKEQLDVKNPNQPTPGSAASEIGVISLGQGTVYVNGMGTSAGIKYYDGVPGGFWTGAMGFHELMGDVVGEEAANQYGNQIGMPDLVTLDDGTKVANPSSIPTQIALIRTINVNANAGANPLFYEWAYMYNLNNGMNSVLDIASKTTFSGDAAAQATKLNTLKAWAYWWKGYAYSRIGSIYYAGIINDKVGVTNGNYVSKEKIIEEATKNFDLAVTALNVLGSGDTNYRTVLEGLIPAFNRVGKGVVPTPAMWIRNINTMKARNILVNTPAKSMTAAQWGQILTLTNAGMTASDNTFTGRSNDNADFINSLNGTIALKSTGVPTSTTYKISERLIQDFPAGDKRLSNNFTQLAAPALFNTDRGNSFNTRWQLVNKGKGQAGVVVLSNQDVGGYELYLAGTYEENELMKAEAKLYTNDIAGGLSSIDAVRTYQGAGLATLSGLTQAQALEELRKERRVALAFRSLSFYDARRWGVITDGRKGAVVIDKAGKLNTNATINYNFLDYWDVPDNELAYNPAAANSAPTKNPK, encoded by the coding sequence ATGAAATCAACACTAAAAAAGACCGCCTTCGCGCTGGCCGTGATCGGTACGATGGGGGCCTGCAAAGAGCAGCTTGACGTCAAAAACCCTAACCAGCCAACGCCCGGCAGCGCCGCCAGCGAAATCGGGGTTATTTCGCTGGGCCAGGGAACGGTTTACGTAAACGGCATGGGTACCAGCGCTGGTATCAAATATTATGATGGCGTACCCGGCGGATTCTGGACAGGCGCCATGGGTTTCCACGAACTGATGGGCGATGTGGTTGGCGAAGAAGCCGCTAATCAGTACGGCAACCAGATCGGGATGCCGGACCTGGTGACACTCGATGATGGGACGAAAGTGGCTAACCCCAGCTCGATCCCAACGCAGATTGCGTTGATCCGCACCATCAATGTGAATGCCAACGCCGGGGCCAACCCGCTGTTCTACGAATGGGCCTACATGTACAACCTGAATAATGGTATGAACAGCGTACTCGACATTGCGTCGAAAACAACGTTCAGCGGTGATGCGGCCGCGCAGGCCACGAAGCTGAACACGCTGAAAGCCTGGGCGTATTGGTGGAAGGGCTATGCCTACTCGCGCATCGGGTCAATCTACTACGCGGGTATCATCAACGACAAAGTGGGTGTGACCAACGGCAACTACGTATCGAAAGAGAAAATCATCGAGGAGGCTACGAAAAACTTTGATCTGGCCGTGACGGCGCTAAACGTCCTGGGTAGCGGCGACACCAACTACCGGACCGTTCTGGAGGGACTGATTCCGGCATTTAACCGGGTTGGTAAAGGAGTGGTGCCTACACCGGCCATGTGGATTCGGAACATCAACACCATGAAAGCCCGCAATATCCTGGTCAATACACCGGCCAAGTCAATGACGGCTGCGCAGTGGGGACAGATTCTGACGCTGACGAACGCGGGAATGACCGCTTCGGACAATACGTTTACGGGGCGCTCTAATGATAATGCCGACTTCATCAATTCCCTGAACGGTACCATCGCGTTAAAATCGACGGGCGTACCGACCTCAACGACCTACAAGATCAGCGAGCGACTGATTCAGGACTTTCCGGCGGGCGACAAGCGGCTGAGCAACAACTTCACGCAACTGGCGGCACCGGCGCTGTTCAATACCGACCGGGGTAACTCGTTCAACACGCGCTGGCAACTGGTCAACAAAGGCAAAGGACAGGCGGGCGTTGTCGTGCTGAGCAACCAGGACGTGGGCGGTTACGAACTGTATCTGGCGGGTACGTACGAAGAAAACGAACTGATGAAGGCCGAGGCCAAACTGTACACCAACGACATCGCCGGTGGGCTTAGCTCGATCGACGCCGTTCGGACGTATCAGGGCGCGGGGCTGGCCACGCTGTCGGGCCTGACGCAGGCGCAGGCACTGGAAGAACTGCGGAAAGAACGCCGGGTGGCCCTTGCGTTCCGGTCGCTGTCGTTCTACGATGCCCGCCGCTGGGGCGTGATTACCGATGGCCGGAAGGGTGCGGTGGTGATCGACAAAGCGGGTAAGCTGAACACCAACGCGACGATCAACTACAACTTCCTTGACTACTGGGACGTACCTGACAACGAACTAGCTTACAACCCGGCCGCGGCCAATAGCGCCCCGACCAAAAATCCGAAGTAA
- a CDS encoding SusC/RagA family TonB-linked outer membrane protein translates to MRRLLLLSILLVCATWSAGWAQERKITGRVTADGDGGAIPGASIVLKGTTRGANTDAEGNFSMMVPEKGGKLIVSFVGTVTQEIEVGNQSVVNVRLVTDARQLSEVVVTGVGVATSKTKLGIAVESVSAKDLPPAPTASIDQALVGKIAGAQIVSANGTPGARANILLRGINTVNRGTAPIVLLDGIQVGATDLNTLDLSSIDRVEVVQGAAASTLYGAQGANGVIQLFSKKGQEGPVRISFNNSYASNEYLNIGNVRKADMHAFVTDASNNVIGSSGKPITLDPATTTWTENVQYNALDVNSNANKPYNQNLKYYDHYAMFFRPSQTVNNSVNVSGGGANSDFSVTLSNNYQTSNIKNNGDFNRTNLVSNVGVTLAKNLKLRAITQLAYTRNTLKVSDRTLIYSLNNTRPFADYDYVDPDGNYAPYFGSASGVNGYNPNYYLQTRTHADNKIDLLQSMNLTYQPIKFLDLNARYGINYQTEDDRYIFPNQTQNRNIVVNPTYYDGLNAPDAKGEISDYNYKTIFQNAFASATFKTDFQEDFKLSVPIRTSTLVGVDYRKNVYKEFFTYGTGLPLYSPFTMAQAGTFRTTADRTTPFVTYGVLASQQIEYGEYGGITGTIRSDYSSAFGRGSTPFTFPAGSVYIRPSSFNFWQNSGLGQVLPEFKIRAAYGEAGIQPRPFDRYVTLATRTLGTNNVFYYSPAQNNPDLSVEVSRETEFGTDFALKGGNGAWLRKLNFSFSYWKRNTDNAIYNVDTAPSSGIGTLKDNAFSLASHGLQFSLNTTVYKSQDFNWNLLVNFGRQTSEITAVKGNGEIVVTSAAGSTNYVLRAGEKIGQLFGFVAIRDLNQILPDGSPAISEANKGLYEVASNGFVVNKNTKQPLFSSKQYSLGDPNPTFTSSFINDFSFRDIVTLNVQFDWTHGSHIYNQTKSWMYRDGIHSDYANPITINGQTGAWTAFYRGVYQAGANNGTKDYFYEDASFVRLRNVALSLNVSKLLPRIPFRNLQLQLSGRNLLTWTKYTGMDPEVSSGQTTGNENSAWDRGTDHNTMPNLRSYQVGLNFGF, encoded by the coding sequence ATGAGAAGATTGCTACTGCTGAGCATCTTATTGGTGTGTGCAACTTGGTCTGCTGGCTGGGCTCAGGAGCGAAAAATTACGGGACGAGTTACCGCGGACGGCGATGGAGGTGCCATACCGGGCGCGTCTATTGTCTTAAAAGGAACCACACGGGGGGCCAACACCGATGCCGAAGGGAACTTCAGCATGATGGTTCCCGAAAAAGGAGGGAAGCTGATTGTCAGCTTTGTCGGCACCGTTACCCAGGAAATTGAAGTGGGCAACCAGTCGGTCGTCAACGTTCGTCTGGTTACGGATGCCCGTCAGTTGAGTGAAGTAGTGGTGACTGGTGTGGGTGTTGCTACCAGCAAGACCAAGCTGGGCATCGCGGTCGAGTCGGTGTCGGCTAAAGACCTGCCGCCTGCACCCACGGCTTCTATCGATCAGGCCTTGGTCGGTAAGATCGCCGGCGCCCAGATCGTATCAGCCAATGGGACGCCGGGAGCACGGGCCAACATTCTGCTGCGCGGCATTAATACCGTAAACCGGGGAACGGCCCCCATCGTCCTGCTCGACGGAATTCAGGTAGGTGCGACCGATCTGAATACGCTGGACCTAAGCAGCATCGACCGCGTGGAAGTGGTGCAGGGGGCAGCGGCATCAACGCTCTATGGGGCGCAGGGCGCCAACGGCGTTATTCAACTCTTCTCGAAGAAAGGGCAGGAAGGGCCGGTGCGAATCAGCTTCAACAACAGTTACGCGAGCAACGAGTACCTGAACATCGGTAACGTGCGCAAAGCCGATATGCACGCGTTTGTAACCGACGCCAGTAATAACGTCATCGGGTCGTCGGGCAAACCCATCACGCTGGATCCCGCCACAACGACCTGGACGGAAAACGTGCAGTACAATGCCCTCGACGTCAACAGTAACGCCAACAAGCCGTACAATCAGAACCTGAAGTACTATGACCACTATGCCATGTTCTTCCGGCCGTCGCAGACTGTCAACAACTCGGTCAACGTGTCGGGGGGCGGGGCTAATTCGGACTTTAGCGTCACGCTGTCCAACAACTACCAGACGAGCAACATCAAGAATAACGGGGACTTTAACCGGACCAACCTGGTGAGCAACGTCGGGGTAACGCTGGCAAAGAACCTGAAACTACGGGCGATTACGCAGCTGGCTTACACGCGCAACACGCTGAAAGTGAGTGACCGGACGCTCATCTATTCACTGAACAACACCCGGCCTTTCGCGGATTACGACTATGTAGACCCCGATGGAAACTACGCGCCCTATTTCGGCAGCGCGTCGGGCGTAAACGGCTACAATCCGAACTACTACCTGCAGACACGTACCCACGCCGACAACAAGATCGACCTGCTGCAAAGCATGAACCTGACCTATCAGCCGATCAAGTTTTTGGATCTGAACGCTCGCTACGGGATCAACTACCAAACAGAAGACGACCGCTACATCTTCCCCAACCAGACGCAGAACCGCAACATCGTTGTGAACCCGACGTACTACGACGGCCTCAACGCACCGGACGCCAAAGGGGAAATCAGCGATTATAATTACAAAACCATCTTCCAGAATGCCTTTGCCAGCGCAACATTCAAGACGGATTTTCAGGAAGATTTCAAGCTGAGCGTGCCCATTCGGACGTCGACTTTGGTGGGTGTTGATTATCGCAAGAACGTGTATAAAGAGTTTTTTACGTACGGGACCGGTTTGCCACTCTATTCGCCCTTCACTATGGCGCAGGCAGGTACGTTCCGGACGACTGCCGACCGCACTACGCCGTTCGTTACGTACGGTGTCTTGGCGAGTCAGCAAATCGAGTATGGTGAATACGGAGGAATCACCGGTACGATTCGTAGCGATTATTCGTCGGCATTCGGTCGGGGGTCAACGCCCTTCACCTTCCCGGCGGGGAGTGTATACATCCGGCCTTCGTCGTTTAATTTCTGGCAAAACAGCGGGCTGGGACAGGTGCTGCCGGAGTTCAAAATTCGGGCGGCCTACGGTGAGGCTGGTATCCAGCCCCGCCCCTTCGACCGCTACGTAACCTTGGCCACCCGTACGCTGGGTACCAATAACGTGTTTTACTACAGCCCGGCGCAAAATAACCCCGACCTGAGCGTGGAAGTATCGCGTGAAACCGAATTTGGTACTGACTTCGCGCTCAAAGGAGGCAATGGCGCTTGGTTGCGGAAACTGAACTTCTCGTTCAGCTACTGGAAACGAAACACGGATAATGCCATCTACAACGTAGATACGGCCCCTTCGTCGGGCATTGGCACGCTGAAAGACAACGCGTTCTCGCTTGCTTCGCACGGTCTGCAATTCTCACTAAACACGACGGTCTACAAGAGCCAGGATTTCAACTGGAACCTGCTGGTCAACTTCGGACGGCAGACGTCGGAAATCACGGCGGTGAAAGGCAACGGCGAAATTGTGGTGACATCGGCGGCCGGTAGCACCAACTACGTGTTGCGCGCTGGCGAAAAAATTGGTCAATTGTTCGGGTTCGTGGCCATCCGCGACTTGAATCAGATCCTGCCCGACGGAAGCCCCGCTATCTCGGAAGCTAACAAAGGGTTGTATGAAGTGGCTAGTAACGGCTTCGTCGTGAACAAGAATACGAAACAGCCGCTTTTCAGCTCAAAGCAGTACAGCCTCGGTGACCCCAACCCGACGTTCACCTCGTCGTTCATCAACGATTTCTCCTTCCGCGACATCGTGACCCTGAACGTGCAATTCGACTGGACGCACGGCAGCCATATCTACAACCAGACCAAGTCATGGATGTACCGCGATGGGATTCACTCGGATTATGCCAACCCGATCACCATCAATGGGCAAACAGGGGCCTGGACGGCCTTCTACCGCGGCGTGTATCAGGCGGGTGCTAACAACGGGACGAAAGATTACTTCTACGAAGATGCCTCCTTTGTGCGCTTGCGGAACGTAGCACTGAGCCTGAACGTGAGCAAACTGCTGCCCCGCATTCCGTTCCGCAACCTGCAACTGCAACTGAGCGGCCGCAACCTGCTGACCTGGACCAAGTACACTGGCATGGACCCCGAAGTAAGCTCAGGGCAGACGACGGGCAACGAGAACTCAGCCTGGGACCGCGGAACCGACCACAACACCATGCCTAACCTGCGTTCGTACCAGGTTGGCCTCAATTTCGGCTTTTAA